One genomic segment of Pirellulales bacterium includes these proteins:
- a CDS encoding SgcJ/EcaC family oxidoreductase produces MKILFLSLSLLGVLIWTTLAADEPTTDKTPLGATKSSDTAADSRADDEAAIRAAGKTFIDAYNARDAKKLAAQWSPEAIYIDPLTGEQTVGRDEIEKVFADAFSDKQDAKLEVDLGSIEFVSPNVAIVRGVAHVVRPGAEPEDSDFTSVRVKRDGQWLLDRVSEVEKEKTPPSNYEHLKELEWMIGSWHDDDPRPSVEIQTDCAWTKNKNFLTRSYAVAIGDDVRQSGMQIIGWDPVAKQIRSWLFDSNGGFGEGTWKHKENKWFIENTATLPDGGKATSLNIMTKLDDDSFKWESTEREIDGELQPNVDPVVVVRKTDQ; encoded by the coding sequence ATGAAAATTCTTTTCCTTTCGCTATCCCTGCTGGGTGTGCTGATATGGACGACCTTGGCGGCTGATGAACCGACGACAGATAAAACACCGCTCGGCGCAACAAAGTCATCCGATACGGCGGCCGATTCACGCGCCGACGATGAAGCGGCCATTCGGGCCGCCGGGAAGACTTTTATTGATGCCTACAACGCGCGCGATGCAAAAAAACTGGCGGCGCAATGGTCGCCGGAGGCAATTTACATCGATCCACTGACCGGCGAACAAACGGTGGGCCGTGACGAAATTGAAAAAGTCTTTGCAGATGCTTTCTCCGACAAGCAGGATGCCAAGCTGGAAGTTGATCTCGGTTCGATCGAATTCGTGTCGCCCAATGTGGCCATTGTGCGCGGCGTGGCCCATGTTGTTCGCCCGGGGGCTGAACCAGAGGATTCGGATTTCACTTCGGTGCGCGTGAAACGCGATGGTCAGTGGCTGCTCGATCGCGTTTCCGAGGTCGAAAAAGAAAAAACGCCGCCGTCGAACTACGAGCATCTCAAAGAATTGGAATGGATGATTGGTTCCTGGCACGATGATGATCCGCGACCTTCCGTTGAAATTCAAACCGATTGTGCCTGGACCAAAAACAAAAACTTTTTGACCCGTTCCTACGCGGTTGCCATTGGAGACGATGTACGGCAATCCGGCATGCAGATTATCGGTTGGGACCCGGTGGCGAAGCAGATCCGTTCTTGGCTCTTCGATTCAAACGGCGGATTTGGCGAAGGCACTTGGAAGCACAAAGAAAACAAGTGGTTCATTGAAAATACCGCGACTTTGCCCGACGGCGGAAAAGCGACCAGCCTGAATATCATGACCAAGCTGGATGACGATTCATTCAAATGGGAATCAACCGAGCGTGAGATCGATGGGGAATTACAGCCGAACGTCGATCCGGTGGTTGTGGTGCGGAAAACGGATCAGTAA